A region of the Flavobacteriaceae bacterium MAR_2010_188 genome:
AACTGGTGTGTTCGAGGAATTAGAGTTTGAATTTGCCCCTAGCACTGACATTACAAGTGACCTGTTTGGAAAATCAATACTGATGCAGGGTACTATCAATGGTACACCCTTTATCTTTTGGCATAATTTTGAAGATGAGGTGGAGGTAGATTTTGAAGATAATACGATGAACATTATGGTTTCTAACACTCCGCAGGGAGTTGTTATTCTATTCGATCTCGACTCTATACTGTACGGAACTAACAGTGTAGATTTAAGTGGAGCCTTAGATGGCAATAATGATGGCATAATCGAAATTAGCCCTAATGATATGGATGGCAATAATGAGTTAGCAGAGGCAATGAGGATTGCAATTAAAGAGCATATCGATTTATTGGATGATTAATCCGTTATGCTTTTATTTATAGAGCCGCCGAAAATGACATTTGATAATAACATCCCATTTTAGGTTTTAGACCTTGAATAGGATGTTTCTTTAAGAGTAATTTTCCTACCTACTTTATTTAATAGCTTAAGAAATAATAATTATAAGCTTTCTGCACCTAATTTGATATACTTGACAGGTTTGGTAATTTACAGTTGTATTTAATACTATCTGTACCTTATTCATACTTAACAACCTTTAAGCCCTTTTAAATACTACAGTATTACTTTTTGCATCGGGAAGTAACTCCTTTTCTTTTTCTTGTTATCTGACTGTTTTTCTTTAATTTATAGATTTTTATCATCCTTTATTTGTTACTTATTTGCTCTATTTTCATTAAATTTGTTGCATATCTGTTGCCTTTAATACGAATTTGTTGCCCAAATCCGTTGGCAAAGAGATGAACGAAATGATGCACGATATTGCCCTACGTTGCGCCATTACGCTATATAAAGCACCATTTATGTGCAGTAATTTATATATTCCAAAAACCTGTCAACATAGCGGTAAGACCTTTACTGCTAGTACAACCGTCACTAATTATTTCGAAGATACCTGTAGTTCTGGTAAAACAGAATCAACAGAAGCTGAATCAAGAATGCATTCAAATTTCTTGGTATTGGATTTTTGATTGACTTTTTTCTGAATTTTTGCGCTTCTTTTTCTAAAAATATATGCCATAATCAGCAGTATGCAGGTAAATGAAATTAAGAGCTCCTCCATGGAAAGTAGTCTTGGAAGAAAGCTGGTTATCTTATACTTTCGGTAATAAAGTTCCGCAAATCCTTATTTGAACCATAGATAACAAGAATGTCATTCTCGTTCAGAACCGTATCGGATGATGCCACGCCTTGTACTCTATCTTCCTTTCGTATTTTGCCCACTATGCTTTTAACTTCGGTCTTTTTGATAGTGGTAAGAGCTAATAGGCTATATTTAGATCGTAGTTCTATTTCCAAAATCGTTTTACCAATGAACTTTTTCGGGATTTCAATTTCAATGATGCTATAGTCGTCACTTAATTCGTAGGAGTCCACAACATTGATAAAGCATAATTTTTTTGCCCAGCGTTCCGCAGTTTCTTCTTCGGGATGCACAATCTCATCCACCCCAATAGCCAATAGTACCTTTTCGTGCAGAGGATCAATTGCTCTACTGATCAGACGCTTCACTTGAAAATTTTTGAACAAGGCCGTCGTCATGATATTGGCGCCTTGGTTTTCGCCTATCGCTACGATAACAATATCGGTATCATTTAGCGGCAAACCACCTACCGCCAGTTCATCTGATGCATTCATACAGATGGTATGCGATATTTTTTCTTTTAACAACTCCACTTTAGTCATACTGCTATCTATTCCGATGACTTCATTTCCTTGGGCAGTCAATTTTTCCGCTAATGAAGATCCAAAACTTCCTAGACCCACAATGATGTATTTCATGTTTATGGTGTTTAATTGATTGTAATTTCTTCGCTCGGGTAGCGATAATTATTATATTTTATTTTTTTAAAGATTGCTACAAGGATGGATAGCATACTCACCCTTCCGACAAACATAATCGCCACAACTATGAGTTTGCTTGCAGTGCTCAAAGTTCCTGTGATACCTAAACTCAAACCGACGGTACTATAGGCAGAAAAACACTCAAAAGATATGTTCAGCAAGCCCTTTTCCGGATCAAAAATTGTAATCAGAATAATTCCGCACCCAATGACGATTAACGATAAGACAATGGTGGCAAACGCTCTTTTTACAGAAATATCTGCTATTTCCCTTCTAAAAACCTCGATACGCTGTTTTCCTTTGGCCAAACTTAAAATGTTGAGAGTAGCAATGGCAAAGGTACTGGTTTTAATACCACCTCCCGTAGATGCAGGTGATGCCCCAATCCACATCAATAAAAAAGTAATCATCACTGTCGGAAATGCCAACGCGTTCATATCTACTGAGTTAAAACCCGCCGTTCTAGGAGTTGTGGCACCAAAAAGGGCCGTGACTATCTTTCCGTATACCGAATGCTCCGCCAAGGTGTTGTGATATTCTAATATAAGGAACATTACAAAACCGATGGCAGTAAGCAAAAATGTGGTTATAAGAGTGATACGGCTATTGATGTTGAGAATCCAAGGTTTGTGGGCATTGGCTTTAGAATTAAAACGGAAAAAGTTAAGAAATTTATGTTTGAGGTAGTTGATAAGATTCACCACAATAGGAAAACCTAAACCACCTAATACAAAGGTGGCCATGATCACCAATTGCAGGTTATAATTGAATCGAAATCCTGTATCATAAATACCAGCTGATAAGGTGGAAAATCCGGCATTGCAAAAGGCAGAAATGGCATGAAACAACGAAAAGAAAATTCGGTCGGCAAAAGCAGGGAGCACCTCGCTGTCTAGAGAAATGAAGATAAAAAGGGCCGCTGTCAATTCTACCGTTACGGTAATTATAATGATGTACTTTAAAGTCTTAAAAACATCTCCTATTTTTTGAGAGTTCGTCATTTCGCTCAATGTCAATTGGTTTTCGTACGTACTGCCTCCTTTAAAAAAATAACTGAAATAACTCGCAAAGGTCAATATCCCCAATCCACCCACTTGTATGAGAAACATAATAATGAACTGTCCAAAAATGGTAAAATAAGTACTTGTATCTACCACAATTAGGCCAGTGACGCATACAGCACTCGTAGAGGTAAACAGCGCATCAACATAAGAGATGCCATCGTAGGTTGCTTTGGGCAGCATCAGCAAAAAAGAGCCAAGCAGCACAAGGGTCATGAAGCTTAAAATAAATAATTGTGCAGGGTTGAAATAGGTTCGGTAAAGGTTTAACTTGAGTTCCGAAAATTCACGTATAAACGTCAAAATGACGGCCAAAACTACCCAAAGCGGGTTTTCTAAAATCAAGTCTGTTTGAAATGCTTCTCCTACAAACAAGTACATATAAAAAATGTACAGGGTGTAGACCACAGAAACCACATCAAAGAGCGCCGTTTTGAGTTTAAAAAGAATCGGCCTTTCATAATATCTTGCAAACGTCGAGAGTAGGCCTAAAGTAATGACCACAAAATAAAACGCATCAATGAGTTGCTGAATGTATATGGCCTTCGAAAAACCATAATCAAAAATAAAAGCACATATACCTAGTACACTGGCAAAAAATGCAACTTTATATAATTTACTCAACTCAAAATTCATATTTAAAAAACAAAAATCTCTCTACATATTTAATGCCCAAAGGGGCGATAGGCGCTAATAAATACAAGCATTCCAAGTTTTCTGGAAACAGTTTATGATCCTATCTACCACTGAAGGCCAAAAGCAAGGGCCAACCATTTTACATCAAAATTTGAAGATACAAAAGTGCCCAGGGCTGGAATGGCCTCATGGGCTATAACTGAATATGCTGAAAAAATCAAACCAATATAACCAATGATCAGTTCCATAAGAAGTGAATAAGAATACAGCAAATGTAATTGTAATTCGATTTAAAAAAATTTTTATGAATTTCTTAGCACATAAAAGTTTTACATTTGTCTAATAATTTGTTCAAAATGCTTGGCTTTAAGTATTTTATCTGCAGCCTGTTTTTAGGGCTATACTTCGGCTCTCCACCATCTGTTAATGGAGTTCTCACAAGTATTGATAGCCAGACAGAGATTATTTCTATCACAAGCGACAACCATCATCAAGCCCTGTTCGTTGATAGACATCTCGAAACACATCAGGCCAATTGGTCTTTTAAAACATTTAAAACACCGTTCATCCCTATTAACGATAAGGTATCGCTACCTACGGCCGAAACCTACGATTATAAACTGCTTTATTTAGGGATTGGCAAAACCATTCCTTTAAAATTAACATCAAGTAAGCTCATCTTTCCATTTCATTCATTCCTGTAGTTTTTATTTTCCGTTATAGGAGCCAAAAAACCGAAACCTCCCGGTTGGTTGTTTTTGAAGACACATTAAATTTTAAAAATCGAAAAATCCTGTGATTAAAAAACCAATTGCACTACACTGGCAAATCCTAATAGGAATGTTTGCTGGGGTTGTGTTCGCCTTCAGTCTTTCCAAATTCGACTGGGGACCAGATTTAATAAGGGACTGGATAAAACCCTTTGGGAACATTTTTATTAATGCCTTGAAAATGATTGCTGTTCCCCTAATTTTGGCTTCTTTAATAAAGGGGGTTTCAGATTTAAAGGATATCTCCAGCCTATCTAAAATGGGCTTACGCACCGTCGTTACTTTTATAGTCACCACAGTAATAGCTGTTTCCATAGGCTTGACTCTCGTAAATCTTTTTAAACCAGGCCTAGCTATATCTGAAGAAACTCGGTCAGAGCTATTAAAAAGTTATCAGGAGGATGCCGATTCAAAAATTGAAATGGCCTATAACCAGCAAGATGTGGGACCGCTACAGGCTCTGGAAGATCTGGTTCCATCAAATATTTTCGCCGCTGCAGGAGATAACATGAACATGCTGCAAATAATATTTTTTGCGCTTTTATTTGGGATAGGGCTTATATTGATTCCCGAAGCTAGGGCGAAGCCGGTCAAGGATTTTTTCGATGGATTTAACGAGGTAATACTTAAAATTATAGACCTCATAATGCTCACCGCGCCTTATGGGGTATTTTCTCTTTTGGCCGCTTTGATAGTGGAATCACCTAGTATGGATCTTTTCTCGGCGTTGGCTCTTTATTCGATAACCGTTTTGATCGGGCTTACCTGTATGATGGGAGTTTATGCTGTCATAGTTTGGTTTAGCACCGGCAAATCTGCTGCTTTCTTTTTTAAAGGAATCGCACCTGCCCAATTATTGGCCTTTTCTACCAGTTCAAGTGCTGCAACACTGCCCTTGACAATGGAAAGGGTTGAAGACCATTTAAAGGTACCCAAGGAAGTATCCAGTTTTGTGTTGCCTATAGGAGCCACCATAAATATGGACGGTACCAGCCTGTACCAGGCAGTGGCAGCAGTTTTCATTGCCCAAGCCTTTGGTATGGATCTCTCGCTAGGAGTCCAGTTGGGCATTATCGTCACCGCTACCCTTGCCTCTATTGGATCTGCTGCTGTTCCTGGTGCCGGTATGGTGATGTTGGTTATCGTTCTAGCGCAAGCAGGTATTCCAGAGGCCGGTCTTGCATTGATTTTCGCTGTTGATCGGCCTTTGGACATGTGTAGGACAACGGTTAATGTTACGGGCGATGCCGCTGTTTCCATGATGGTAGCCAAATCTATTAAAGAGGTCAAAACTGAAGAAATGGAAAACGAACCTGTGGTTGCTGTTACCTTAAACAAAAATAAACAGGAAAAAACCATTAAATTTTAAGTTTATCATTATCCCGGTAGTTACATATGAACGACATAATAAATTTTCGCTTTAAGAAATGAGTGTAAAAAATGAAGCTTGGGGAAGCCGAATAGGCCTTATCCTCGCTATGGCAGGAAATTCGGTAGGACTGGGGAACTTTCTAAGGTTTCCTGTGCAGGCCGTTCAAAACGGAGGGGGAACTTTTATTATTCCCTACCTGATTTGTTTTCTTTTAATGGGAATCCCCTTGTTGTGGATTGAATGGTCTATGGGCCGCTTTGGGGGCCGTAGAGGTCATCATTCTACCCCCTTCATCCTAGGTTCTATGAGCTCCGGTTCATTATGGAAATATGTAGGGGTTTTCGGTATTTTTACCAATATTGCGGTAGCGGCATATTATTGTTATATCGAGTCGTGGACCCTGTCTTACGCCTTTCACAGCATCAGGGGAACCTTTTCAGGACTGACACAAACTGAAGTGGCGCAATATTTTACCAATTACGTTGATATGGCCACATCTTTTTTCGGTGTACCCAATGAAGCCATACTTTTCTTTATCATCTGTATCCTCATCAATACCTTCATTCTTAGCAAGGGACTTGCAGGAATAGAACGGGTAGCAAAAATAGGGATGCCTTTACTTATATTATTTGGCGTTTTTCTGGCTGTACGCGGCCTAACCCTTGGAACTTCTGCCTCATCAGAGGAATTTCCGTTGGCTAACGCCTGGGACGGACTCAATTATCTTTGGACTCCGCAATATGATTCATTGCTCAGACCGGGAATATGGCTTGCTGCTGCAGGGCAAATATTTTTTACGCTATCGGTAGGTATGGGAACTATCCATTGTTACGCAGCCTATATTGACAGTAAGGACGATATTGCCTTAAACGCAACTACAGCAGGATTTACCAATGAATTTGTAGAAGTAGTGCTGGGTAGCCTTATTGTTGTCCCGATAGCTGCAGGATATTTTGGGCTGGACTGGGTAAAGGAAAACATTGGATTTGGAATGGCTTTTCAATCCATGCCATTTCTTTTTAATCAATGGGGCACTGTTTTGGCTGCACTGGCTGGCGTTTTTTGGTTCGGACTTTTATTTTTTGCCGGGATAACGTCATCCCTCGCTATGGGAACCCCCTGGATCGGATTTATGCGGGATGAGTTCGGATGGAACAGGATAAAAGGTGCTATGTCATTCGGTTTTCTGACGCTATGTTTAGGACTACCCTGTGTTGTGTTTTACCAATTTGGTTTTTTCGACCAATATGACTATTGGGCGGGAACAGTTTCCTTGGTTATTTTTGCCCTTGCTGAAACTATTCTTTTCGCCTGGATATTCGGAATCGATCTGGGATGGAAGGAAATCAATGACGGCGCCGATATTACGATACCTGGAATTTTTAAATGGGTAATAAAATACATAACACCTTTTCTACTCCTATTTGTATTTACCGGAGCGCTACTTACACCTGCAGAAAACAATTGGGTAGAGGCGTTTCATCAGCTATTTAATGGTGAAGGTTGGCCTCTTGACAACGGCTCTTTGATCAATCAACTTAATAATTCGGGACTCAAAGAAAAACTGGCTGTCGCTAAAGGAGCTGAACACATTGAACTAATTACTAATCAAATCTTTTTTGCCAATATGGCCAGAACGATTCTGCTCTTGTTGTTTTTAAGTATTAGCTTTTTAGTTTATTTGGCATATAGAAAAAGAAAAAACAAACTTTAATCATGAATACTGAACCATTACTTATTATGCTTTTCGTACAGCTGGCGGTAACCTCGATAATGCTGTATTGTTTTTGGAAAGTATTGAAAAAACCGGGAAATAAGAAATAGCTTTCCTGACTGGCTTTTTTGCCTACTGTGGATGTTGTGAAAATAACTTGAAACATCGAGCAAAGGGTGTTAAATAGGAATGAACCAAAAAACGGATGGAAGTAAAACGCTTCAATCTAATCCCAAATTTTTTTTATGAAAAAGTTGTCTTAAATTCAGTATCGAGAAATAACTTTATTTAAAGAATGAATTCGAATTTAAGAGCATCCATTTTAAGTGTATTTTTTGTATCCTTTCTCTTCATTGGATGCAAAAATGACCAAAAGGAACCAACTGACAAACCTCAAGAAGTAGCACAATCCACCACTGCTGAAAGATGGTCTGAAGAAAAAGCAAATAATTGGTATAAAACGCAACCTTGGTTAAGAGGCGCAAATTTTAATCCAAGCACCGCCATTAACCAATTAGAATTTTGGCAAGAAGCAACATTTGACCCAGAAGCAATTGATAAAGAATTGGGCTGGGCACAAGCTATTGGTCTTAACTGTATGCGGGTTTATCTTCACCATGTTGCCTGGGAAGTCGATAAAGTTGGCTTCAAAGAACGAATCGATACTTATTTATCGATTGCCTACAAACATAATATCAAAACAATCTTTGTGTTTTTTGATGATTGTTGGAATCCAACCTACCAATCGGGGAAACAGCCAGAACCTAAACCAGGTGTACATAATTCTGGGTGGGTGAGAGACCCGGGTGATTTACTTAACAAATCTGATGATTTATATCCTGTTCTTGAAGCCTACGTTAAAGATGTTCTAGAAACCTTCAAAAATGACGATAGAATCATTCTTTGGGATTTATACAATGAGCCAGGGAATTCTGGATATGATAATAAATCCTTACCGCTCTTGAAAGAAGTTTTTGCTTGGGCGAGAAGTGTAGATCCACAACAACCTTTATCATCTGGTGTATGGAAAAAAAGTTTAGAGACTCTTAATAAATTTCAAGTTGAAAATTCTGATATCATTACTTATCATAATTACAATGATGAGGTAGAACATCAATCTACAATCGATTCGCTTAAAACCTACAATCGACCATTGATTTGTACTGAATATATGGCTCGCAAAAACAATAGCCGATTTAGTAATATTATGCCAATTTTAAAAGAACAGAAGATAGGCGCCATAAACTGGGGTCTCGTTGCAGGAAAGTCCAATACAAAGTACGCTTGGGACAGTCCGATTCCGGATGGTTCTGAACCTGAGCTATGGTTTCATGAGATTTTTAGGAAAGATGGCACGCCCTATAAAGAAGATGAAGTAGAACTTATAAAGAAATTGACCGATAATAATTAACTAAGCTTAGAAATTTAATCTTTTATATAACCATATAAAAATCCTCCTATCAGTGACGATAAGAGGATTTTTGGTTTTAATATTTTCAACTTTAAATTTCTTGATTAACCGGATTAACTTCCCCAAAAATTCATCAACGCTTTTGCGGTAGGTCCGGCTGATAAAGGATTTTGACCAGTAATCAATAATCCATCTTCTTCAACATGAGAAATAAATGGAACTACTCCGCTGTGGTAATCTGCACCTAATTCTTTTAATCGGTCTTGAAGAGTGTAAGGGATATTGTTAGACCTCATTGCTAATTTTTCTTCAGCATTAGAAAATCCGGTCACTCGTTTACCGGATAATATTGAAGGATTTAATTCTGCAGCCTTAATCAATGCGGCAGGTCCATGACATACTGCCGCCACTGGCTTCCCGCTTTTAATAAAATCAAGAATTAATTGTCCACTTTTTTCGTTAAAAGCCAGATCAAAAATCGGTCCGTGTCCTCCTGGAAAAAATACCGCGTCGTAGTCTGAAGCTGAAATCGTATCTAATTTTTGAGTGTTTGATAAAGCCGCTTGGGCTTCAGGGTCATCTTTAAACCTTCGGTTAGAACCAGTTATGTTCTCGGTCAATTCGCTCATTTCGTCAATTGGAGGTTTGCCCCCTTTAGGACTTGCGAGCGTAACGATGTGTCCTTCATCCAGAAATTCGTAATAAGGGTCGGTAAATTCTCCAATCCATAGTCCGGTCTTGCTATCGGTATTTAATAATTCTTGGTGCGATGTAATTATAAAAAGTATTTTTTTCATGATGTTATGTTGGTTTTCATCAAAAGTAAGATGAGATATAATTTGAAGGCATCAGTATCCATTTTAATATTAGTCCGTTTAGATAAAATTCTGGGTGATTCGTTATAGGTTGAATATAATTATCAAAAATTACAGATAATAATTAGCGAGAATCTAGCCAATTTAAGGTGGTTGATTAATTTTACACCCATGAGTACACTTGTACAGATAATGGTTTTGCCGCATCAGCAAGAAGACAAAGAGTTGCTGCTTAAAATGGCGCTTGATAAATCACGCATCAAAAAGAAGGATGTTCGTGATTGGAGAATCCGCAAAAGATCTATAGACGCCAGAAGAGCCCCGGTAAAACTGAATCTTCAGATAGAGATTTGGCAAGGAAATGAGAAAAGGGAAGAAATACAGCCTTTTCTGCCTCAAGCAGTTTCAGATTCAAAAAGAATAGCAATCATAGGAATGGGTCCAGCAGGCATGTATGCTGCACTGCGTGCAATTGAGGGCGGAATTAAACCCATAATTTTTGAAAGAGGTAAAGAGGTGCGCGCCAGAAGAAGGGATTTGGCGAAAATCACCAAGGAGCAAACTGTGAATCCAGAATCTAATTATTGCTTTGGTGAAGGTGGGGCCGGAACATTTTCTGACGGCAAACTCTATACCCGTTCCAAAAAAAGAGGCAACGTTCTTAAAGCGATGGAGTGGTTGGTGAATTTTGGAGCAGATGAAGATATTTTGGTAGATGCGCATCCACATATCGGTACCAACAAGCTTCCGAAGATAATCAGCAATATGCGCGAGGCGATTATAGAAGCTGGAGGTGAAGTTCATTTTGATTCAAAATTGACTGATATTAAAGTTGAAAGCAATCAGATTAAACAAATACAGATCAACAACGAATCGTGGTTTCAATTTGAAAATGTTGTACTGGCAACCGGACATTCTGCAAGGGATATTTACTATCTCCTTCATTCTAAAAATATAAATATCGAGGCAAAACCATTTGCGATAGGGGTGAGGGTAGAGCACCAACAAGGACTCATTGATAAAATTCAATATCATGGAGACGATGATAATCCTTATTTGCCTCCAGCTTCTTATAGTTTGGTGGAGCAAGTAGATAATATGGGGGTTTATTCGTTCTGTATGTGTCCTGGTGGAGTAATTGCGCCTTGTGCGACGGAACCAGATGAGGTTGTAACCAACGGCTGGAGTCCGAGCAAGAGAAATAATCCTTATTCTAATTCGGGAATTGTGGTAAGCGTAGAACCCAAAGATTTACCGAACTATAAAGTTGATGATCCTTTTGTCAGTCTTAATTTTCAAAAGGCGGTAGAAAAATCCTGTTGGGAAGCAGCAGGAAAAACTCAAAAAGTTCCCGCCCAACGACTCATCGACTTTGTTGAAGGAAGAGTGTCTAAGGACTTTCCTAAAACCTCGTATCATCCCGGAATTGTAAGTGTTGATTTAACCAATGTTTTGCCTGAACTGTTATCCAAAAGACTGAAAAAAGCTTTTGTTGAATTTGGTAAAAAGATGAAAGGTTATTATACCAATGAAGCGGTTATTCACGCACCAGAATCCAGGACTTCTTCAACCATTTTAATACCCAGAGACAATGAAACTTTATCTCACCCCGATGTAACAGGTCTGTATCCTTGTGGTGAAGGTGCTGGTTACGCAGGAGGAATTATTTCTGCGGCCATAGACGGTATTAACTGCGTTGATGCTATT
Encoded here:
- a CDS encoding trk system potassium uptake protein TrkA; protein product: MKYIIVGLGSFGSSLAEKLTAQGNEVIGIDSSMTKVELLKEKISHTICMNASDELAVGGLPLNDTDIVIVAIGENQGANIMTTALFKNFQVKRLISRAIDPLHEKVLLAIGVDEIVHPEEETAERWAKKLCFINVVDSYELSDDYSIIEIEIPKKFIGKTILEIELRSKYSLLALTTIKKTEVKSIVGKIRKEDRVQGVASSDTVLNENDILVIYGSNKDLRNFITESIR
- a CDS encoding Trk-type K+ transport system, membrane component, which produces MNFELSKLYKVAFFASVLGICAFIFDYGFSKAIYIQQLIDAFYFVVITLGLLSTFARYYERPILFKLKTALFDVVSVVYTLYIFYMYLFVGEAFQTDLILENPLWVVLAVILTFIREFSELKLNLYRTYFNPAQLFILSFMTLVLLGSFLLMLPKATYDGISYVDALFTSTSAVCVTGLIVVDTSTYFTIFGQFIIMFLIQVGGLGILTFASYFSYFFKGGSTYENQLTLSEMTNSQKIGDVFKTLKYIIIITVTVELTAALFIFISLDSEVLPAFADRIFFSLFHAISAFCNAGFSTLSAGIYDTGFRFNYNLQLVIMATFVLGGLGFPIVVNLINYLKHKFLNFFRFNSKANAHKPWILNINSRITLITTFLLTAIGFVMFLILEYHNTLAEHSVYGKIVTALFGATTPRTAGFNSVDMNALAFPTVMITFLLMWIGASPASTGGGIKTSTFAIATLNILSLAKGKQRIEVFRREIADISVKRAFATIVLSLIVIGCGIILITIFDPEKGLLNISFECFSAYSTVGLSLGITGTLSTASKLIVVAIMFVGRVSMLSILVAIFKKIKYNNYRYPSEEITIN
- a CDS encoding Na+/H+-dicarboxylate symporter, which produces MIKKPIALHWQILIGMFAGVVFAFSLSKFDWGPDLIRDWIKPFGNIFINALKMIAVPLILASLIKGVSDLKDISSLSKMGLRTVVTFIVTTVIAVSIGLTLVNLFKPGLAISEETRSELLKSYQEDADSKIEMAYNQQDVGPLQALEDLVPSNIFAAAGDNMNMLQIIFFALLFGIGLILIPEARAKPVKDFFDGFNEVILKIIDLIMLTAPYGVFSLLAALIVESPSMDLFSALALYSITVLIGLTCMMGVYAVIVWFSTGKSAAFFFKGIAPAQLLAFSTSSSAATLPLTMERVEDHLKVPKEVSSFVLPIGATINMDGTSLYQAVAAVFIAQAFGMDLSLGVQLGIIVTATLASIGSAAVPGAGMVMLVIVLAQAGIPEAGLALIFAVDRPLDMCRTTVNVTGDAAVSMMVAKSIKEVKTEEMENEPVVAVTLNKNKQEKTIKF
- a CDS encoding Na+-dependent transporter, SNF family; protein product: MSVKNEAWGSRIGLILAMAGNSVGLGNFLRFPVQAVQNGGGTFIIPYLICFLLMGIPLLWIEWSMGRFGGRRGHHSTPFILGSMSSGSLWKYVGVFGIFTNIAVAAYYCYIESWTLSYAFHSIRGTFSGLTQTEVAQYFTNYVDMATSFFGVPNEAILFFIICILINTFILSKGLAGIERVAKIGMPLLILFGVFLAVRGLTLGTSASSEEFPLANAWDGLNYLWTPQYDSLLRPGIWLAAAGQIFFTLSVGMGTIHCYAAYIDSKDDIALNATTAGFTNEFVEVVLGSLIVVPIAAGYFGLDWVKENIGFGMAFQSMPFLFNQWGTVLAALAGVFWFGLLFFAGITSSLAMGTPWIGFMRDEFGWNRIKGAMSFGFLTLCLGLPCVVFYQFGFFDQYDYWAGTVSLVIFALAETILFAWIFGIDLGWKEINDGADITIPGIFKWVIKYITPFLLLFVFTGALLTPAENNWVEAFHQLFNGEGWPLDNGSLINQLNNSGLKEKLAVAKGAEHIELITNQIFFANMARTILLLLFLSISFLVYLAYRKRKNKL
- a CDS encoding Glycosyl hydrolases family 2, TIM barrel domain, which translates into the protein MNSNLRASILSVFFVSFLFIGCKNDQKEPTDKPQEVAQSTTAERWSEEKANNWYKTQPWLRGANFNPSTAINQLEFWQEATFDPEAIDKELGWAQAIGLNCMRVYLHHVAWEVDKVGFKERIDTYLSIAYKHNIKTIFVFFDDCWNPTYQSGKQPEPKPGVHNSGWVRDPGDLLNKSDDLYPVLEAYVKDVLETFKNDDRIILWDLYNEPGNSGYDNKSLPLLKEVFAWARSVDPQQPLSSGVWKKSLETLNKFQVENSDIITYHNYNDEVEHQSTIDSLKTYNRPLICTEYMARKNNSRFSNIMPILKEQKIGAINWGLVAGKSNTKYAWDSPIPDGSEPELWFHEIFRKDGTPYKEDEVELIKKLTDNN
- a CDS encoding Putative intracellular protease/amidase: MKKILFIITSHQELLNTDSKTGLWIGEFTDPYYEFLDEGHIVTLASPKGGKPPIDEMSELTENITGSNRRFKDDPEAQAALSNTQKLDTISASDYDAVFFPGGHGPIFDLAFNEKSGQLILDFIKSGKPVAAVCHGPAALIKAAELNPSILSGKRVTGFSNAEEKLAMRSNNIPYTLQDRLKELGADYHSGVVPFISHVEEDGLLITGQNPLSAGPTAKALMNFWGS